One Mycolicibacterium sp. ND9-15 genomic window, GCTCGAAATCGTCATCGCTGCGCGGCGTTCCCTGCAGTCGCTGGACGAGTTCGGGGATGTCCTCCACGTGAGGCGCAGGAACCGTCCCGCCGGCATTGTTGACCAGAATGTCGACGCGACCGAATCGGTCCGCCACTTCCTGCACCATGGTGTCGATTGCGCGGTAATCGCCTTGGTCACAGACCGTTTGGACAGACCGCGAAACCCAATCGGAATTGTCGTTTACGCCCGGTATGCCGTCCATCGGCTTGCGTGAGCAGCCGACGACGGTTGCTCCGGCCCGCAGCAGCTCATGCGCGATACCCACGCCGACACCGCGACTGGTTCCGGTGACGATCGCGATCTTGCCGTCGAGCTCAGCCGTACCGGCTGTGTTCGCCGATTCGGCCACGCAGAAAGATTACACAGTTCATCGTTTTGATGTCCAAAAGGACTCATGGCGAAGACCGCGGCGACGCCATCCCCCGGGCGGCACCCACCGGGTTGCGGTTTGGGCGACACACGTCATGCGATTGCCACGGCAACGGGAAAGCCCTCATGCCCACGACCAGACGTCGTGCTCGAATCCAGGCGCTGCTAGCAGTGACGCAGCCACGAACCGTTGCGCATCACCTGCTGGATGCGTAAATCCTTTTCCATCACAACACAATTGGCATCCATACCGATGCGTAGGCTGCCGACATGGTCGAGCTTCAACGCGCGGGCCGGGGTGGTCGCCGTCATTTGTGCCGCCTTGGCCAGCGCCTCATCCGAGCCGCCGAGTTGGCCGACCACTGTCCGGAAAAGCTGATCCATGGTCGCCGTGCTGCCAGCGATCGTCGACATCCCGCGCACGCGCGCGACGCGCTCGGTGACCTCCACCTCGACTGCGCCGATCCGAAATGAGCCGTCCGGCAATCCGGCTGCCGCCATCGCGTCGGTGATCAGCGCGACGCGATCGGGACCGACCGACTCGATGACGTGCCGCACGAGCGCGGGGTGGAGGTGCACGCCGTCGGCAATGAGCTCCACCGTGATCCGCGGGTCTTCCAGCAGCGCCAACGCCGGACCGGGGTCGCGATGGTGCAGCGGCCGCATCCCGTTGAACACATGGGTGCCGACGGTCGCGCCCGATTCGATCGCACGCTGCGCGTCGTTGTAGCTGGCATCTGTATGGCCGACGGCGACGACCACATCCGCGTCCGAAATGCGTGCGATGGCGGCCAGACTGCCCGGCAGTTCGGGTGCCAGCGTGACCATCCGGATAGTGCCGTCCGCGGCGGTGAGCAGAGCGTCGACCTCCGCGGGGTCGGGGTCCCGCATCAGCGTTGCGTCGTGTGCACCGCAGCGCACCGCACTCAGCCAGGGGCCTTCCAGATGCACGCCGGCGACCGTTTTCTGCCGAGTCATCTCGGCGAGCACGCGCACTTGGCGCAAGAGGTTCTCAGGTGATGCGGTGACCAGGCTGGCCACCGTCGTGGTGGTGCCGTGGCGCAGGTGGAACTCGGCTGCCCGTTCGATCTGTGAGCTGAGGCCGTCGGTGTAGGACGCACCGCCGCCTCCGTGCACGTGCATATCGACGAACCCGGGCACCACTACGTGATCCGCGAAGTCATGGTCGGGTGGTCGCGGTGCCGGGCCGGGCCCGCAGTCGATGATTCGACCGGCAGAGGTAGCCAACCAGCCCGGCTTGCAGACCCGGTCCTCCAGGACGATGGTCCCCGTGGCGATGAGCGTCACGGCTTTGATGCGCTGGGGTCCTCGGCCGTGATTCTGGCTTCAGCAGGCCAGCGGCCACCGCTCTCCCAGAAATGCCGGATCTCTTCGAGCTGACGGCCTTTGGTTTCCGGCGCGAATCGATAGACGAATACGAGCGCGGCCAGCGCGAAGGCGCCGAACACCGCGAACGTCCCCGCACCGCCGAGCGAATTGAGCATGGTCAGGAAGAAGGCGGCGACGATGGCGTTGGCCACCAGATCGGAGGTGAGCATCGCACTCGAGCCCATCGACCGGAGCCGGGTCGGGAAGCTCTCCCCGGCGTAAACCCAGACCAACGCGCCGAAGCCGAAGGTGAACCCGATCGTGAACAGCAGCACGCCGAGGAACCCGATCGTGGTGAGCGCACCGCCGAACTCGGTGCCGGCAACGAAGACGCCGATCAGCATGGCATTGGCGGCGATCATCATCGCGATGCCGCCCAGCAGGATCGGCCGTCGACCTAGTCGGTCGACCAGCATCAGTGAGACGAACACCGCCGCCAGGGCCGCGACCTGGATCAGCGCCGGAAGTATCAGCAGCGCGAAGTCGCCTTCGAAGCCCATGGCCTCGAACAGTCGGGGGCTGTAGTAGACGATCGCGTTGATGCCGGTGATCTGGATGAAGAAACCGAGCACCACCACGAAAACCGTGGCGCGAAGGTAGGGCCGCCGGAGCATCTCGCGCACCGCGCCGCCGGTCTCCTCCTTGAGCGCGCGGCTGATTTCGGCGAGTTCGACCTCGACGTCGGCGGTTGGCTCGACCCGGCGCAGCGTTTGACGCGCCTCCTCCACCCGGCCCTTGAGCATGTACCACCGCGCGGTGTCCGGCAACCACAGCAGTATCAACGTGACCAGCACTGCCGGTATCGCGGCCAGGCCGAGCATCCACCGCCAGCTGCCCGAGCCGGCCAGAAAGTACGCGGCCAGGTAGCCGATGATGATGCCGACGACCGTGGCCACCTGATAGGCGACCAACAGCGAGCCGCGGACCTTCGCCGGTGCTGATTCGGCGACGAACACCGGCACGACCACCACCGACACACCGATGGTGAGGCCCAGCAGAAAGCGCGACACCAGCAGCATGGGCACCGACACCGACAACGCGCTGAGAAGCGCGAAGGCCGCGTAGGTGACGGCTACGAGAACCATCGACTTCTTGCGTCCGATGGCGTTGGCGAGCACCCCGCCGCCGACCGCCCCGGCGATCTGGCCGATGACTATCGCTGTGGTCACCAATTCCTGCTGCCGGGTGGTCAACCCGAACTCGTCGGTGATGAACAGAAGCGCACCGGCGATGTTGGAGAGGTCGTAGCCGTAGATGACGCCGACACTGGCCGCGGCGATGGCCACCAGCTGTCCCAGGCGAGGGGACCGACGGATAGCGGTGTTGCCCACGTTGATCCTCTCGCCGGTGAAGAAAAAAGTTTAGGGAAATGGCCGGAGTGGCACCGACAGGCGCGCCGCGACACTCGGGGTGTAGCTCAGCCGTCAGGCGCTCTCTGCTGCAATCCCGTCAATCCCACGGGTTTCCGCCCGATCTGCTGTCTTGGTACCACCCAGAACCTTCGTATGGCGGCGGTTGCGTCAGGAGACACCTCGCGTCCGTCGAGTCAAACCTGCCCCGGCCCCTCCGAAGGGTCGGTTATGCGGGTGAGGAGTCCGATGACGACGCTGTTAACCGGCTGGGGTATTGCCGCACATGTCCACGGGCAGCGGGTTGATGAAAGCATTCACCGCGTTGCATGCGCCAACAGCCGCTTGCTCCTGGTTGTACGGGTTCGGCGCAACCGCGCCAACACCAGCGTTTACCGCCGCGCAAACAGCCTGCGGGGCTGCCTGAATCTGGCTGAGGCCGGGTATTTTCACCCCCGGCATCCGCGCGGACCCATCTGCGATGGCCCCTGCTATCTCTCCGGGCGAGTTGATTGAGTGGTACATCCCTTCGCAGTCCATGCCGGGAGGACCCTCGACGGGGGCAGGGACTGGCGGCATTGGTTGCTCTTGCGGTAGCGGAGGCAGCGGCGGCGCAGCTATCCCTTGACAAGCGAGTGTCATCTCGCTCGAATCTCGTGCGATCTGATTGTCATTGGCCATCACATCGGGGTTCCCGGTGGCGCGGTACTCCTGCTGGTGACTCCCGACTTGCTGGGAAGAGGCAACAATGGCCTGCATGAAGGCATCTCGACCCGCTTGAGTATTCATGTCGAAGGGACACGCAGGATTCGCCACCGCAAGCGGGCTGTAGGCGACATAAGCAACGACTAGAGCGGCAACGCCCACAATCGTTGCGGAAAGTCTCTTCATCAACGGTCCTCCCAAGGGACGATCAGCAGCACGCGGGCGTCTTATCCAGCGAAGTCCCGGACAAAGCTAACAGTTCGAGGGGGCGCTTCATGCGTTTTGCTCCACGCAACGTCGGCAAGTTGCGGCTCGCCCTGATGCACCTCGTCTTCAATGGGCGGGTCGCAGTCCCCAGAAACGAGGAAGACCCCCACTGGCGGGCGGGGGTCTTGCTCGTGACTTCGATCAGTGCGCGTGGCCGTGGTGATGACCGTGGCCGTGGCCATGGCCGTCATCCTGCGGCTCCTCGGGCTTGTCGACGACAGCCGTCTCGGTGGTCTAGATTTAAGCCATGGCTGAAGTGGTCAAACGGGCACTCATCGTTACTCGACTCTCGCGAGTCACCGACACTACAACCTCCCCCGAACGCCAGCTTGCGGTCTGTCGGGAGCTGATCGCGAAGCGCGGCTACGACGAGATCGGCGTTGCCGAAGATCTAGACGTGTCCGGTGCGGTCGATCCGTTCGACCGCAAGAAGAGGCCCCAACTGTCGAGCTGGCTCCATGAACACACCGATGAGTTCGACGTGCTGATCTCGTACCGAGTTGACAGGTTCACCCGGTCGCTGCGCCACCTGCAAGAGCTTGTGTATTGGTGTGACGACCACGGGAAGACGCTCGTGTCGGCTACAGAGCAGCACTTCGACACGACTACACCGTTCGCTGGTGTCGTCATCGCGCTGATGGGCACGGTCGCGCAGATGGAGCTGGAGGCCATCTCGGAGCGCAATGCCTCGACTGCCCGCCACAACATCAGGGCGGGCAGGTACCGGGGATCACAACCACCATGGGGATACCGACCCGAAAAGATCGATGGGACTTGGCGTTTGGTCCAGGATGCCGAACAGGTCCAGGTGATTCACGAGGTCGCGCGTCGCGTGGTCGACGGAGAGCCGCTACAGCGGATCGCCCACGACTTGACCCGTCGGGGCGTTCCCACCCCGAAAGATCACACCTTGAAACGGCAAGGCAGGCCGACGAAGGGAACGGCGTGGAGCGTGACTCCGCTGAAACGGTCACTACTCAGTGAGGCGATGCTCGGACGAGTAACCGACGCCCACGGCAAGTCGATCCGTGGTGATGACGGCTCCCCGATCGTCCGTGCTGAGCCGATCTTGACCCGCGAGGTATTCGAGCGGCTACGGGTGGAACTGGACAGCAGGTCCAAGCGCGGTGAGCCGACCGAACGCTCGTCGTCGCTGCTGCTGCGTGTGCTTCACTGCGGGATCTGTGGGAAGCCCGCCTACAAGTTCAACGGCGGCAGCCATAGCCAGTTCCCCCGGTATAGATGCAAGTCGATGACTCAAGCCGTCAAATGCGGCAATAGAACCACCCGCGCAGATGAACTCGATCTGCTTGTAGAGGGCGCGATACTCGGATTGCTCGGTGAGTCCGAACGCCTTGAGCGGGTATGGGATTCCGGTTCTGACAACTCAGCAGAGCTGGAAGAAATCAACGCCGAACTGGTGGAGGTAACCAGCTTTATCGGTACCCCGGCCTTTCGAGCCGGAACACCGCAGTACGACGCTCTAATGGCCCGGATCGAAGGACTCGTAGCTCGCCAGGAGAAACTATCCGCCGATGAAGTAACGCCTGCTGGCTGGACCTGGAGGCCGACCGGCGAGAGATTCGGCGACTGGTGGGAGCGCCAGGACGTGACCGCGAGGAATGTCTGGCTCCGAACGATGAACGTGAGAGCCGAGTTCGGCCGTCAGGGAATCAATGTAGACCTCGGAGACCTCGGCACACTCACGCAGCAGTTGAACGCCAGCGGACCAGCGGCTCAATGGCAGGAAGTTTTCGAAGCCATGGGGAGGAACGGCGTAGCGGGTATGGAGTTGAGCGGCGACGGCGTGGTGCTGGTCAGCCCTGATGGGCAGAGGTCACAAACTTTCGATCTAGCGTCAGATGTCCCGATCGCCGAACAGGTCAGCGGTGAATAGTTCCGGTTCTTCGTGCGAACCGTCGTGCGGCTCGCTCGTACGCCGAGCTGGCCCCTCCGGCGCAGTCAGTGCGAATACTGGTTGGGTGAACGCTTTATGCCCGCGATGAAATACTTGCGGTTCTACTTGGACCGAGGTTGTGTCGTTGTTCCCGGCTACGGGAAGACCAAAAACACCCGCAAAGGGTGCGGCGGTTGGACGGTCGAAGCCACTCGCCGGAATGTCTCAATGCTGATGCGTAACGCCAAAGTGATCAACGGTTCTGGCCGGTTGCTGATCGTGGACGTTGATCCGAAGAACGGCGGGTCCGTGGACGCTTTGCGGAGACGGTTCCCGGACCTGCCCGAAACCAGGACCGTTCGCACATCGACACCGCATCCCGCTGGGTTCGGCACGCATCTGTTGTTTACGATTCCAAGCGACGTTCGCCTGAGCGGACGACGGCTTTGCCCGGGCATTGACATACCGCATTCGGTACTGCTCCCCGGCAGCGTCGTCACAGGCGCTGACGGGGTGGATCGTAAGTACGAACTGACCAACGACCTTGAGCCGGCACCGGCTCCCCTGGGCCTCCTGGCCGCTGTTGACAAAGGAGAGATCGTCGGCCTAGCCACCGAAGCATCGACCGGAGACGCGGACGACCGTGACGAAGGTCGGGACGACGATGATGTGGTTGCGAGGCTTGTGGAGCGTTTCGGCGACGCTCCCGGTGGCAGCCGTAACGATGTATTCACTGAGGTTGCTCCAATCGTGATCCGGTTGAAGGGAGCTGAGGGTGCCGACATGCTCATGGCGGCCTACCTCGGCGAGGATGAGAGTTGGATCCAGAGCGCGGTCAAGAGCGCGTTGGAGAAGTACGGCGATTCTGCTGCGCCTGGCTCACTGATCAGGAGATCCAAGTACGTCGGGGAAGCTCTGCTGACGGCGTGGCAGTCTGGCCGGTTCGGGACCTGGAGGGGCCGGACCGGCAGCACGGACCGGAAGGTGTTTCTCGCAGTAGTGCAGCGGTGCAGGGATGGCCAGACCATGACGACAGTGGCCAGCGTGCGAACGCTGGCGCTCCTGACAGGTTTAGAGCCGAAGACGGTATCCGCCGCCCTGGAGCGGCTGGTGAAGTCTGGCCGGTTGTGTGCCGTTGGGACTGCCGAAGACGGGAGCCAGGAGTACGCCCCAGTGGTGGGGGAAATGACCACAGTTGTTAGTAAGGAGATGACTCCCCCCAGGGAGTCATCAGTAGACCCCCTTCATGTTGTTTGGACGGGTGACGGCTTAAAGGGCCGTCACTCTCAAGTGTTCGATTTGGTGAGCGTTGGCGTCCGCCGTGCGAGTGAGATCGCAAAGGCGGGCGGGATGAGTCTCGATGCAGCGCGTGAGGCGCTGGCGGTCCTCGTCGATACCGGATTGTTGGAACGTGAGGACAGGGGCTACAGCCTGCCGTCTGAGATCGAAGGCGTAGCGGACCGGCTGGCGGTCAGCCGGGGAGCGGTGGCGAGGAAGGCCCGCCTCGCTGGGCGGATAGAGGAAGAACGGTCCCGGCCACGAGGAGACGCACCGCCGGATGAGGGACCGGCGATCTACGAAGACGACGAACGTCGGCGACGAGAGGAAGAAGACGAACTGATGAGGCAGTTGGGAATCCTGTAGCTCACCCGGCGTAGTTGTAGACGGTTTGCCTGCTGACTCCGTAGTCCCGAGCCAGAGCCGTAACCGACTCGCCACCCGCCAACCGCTCACGCAGTTGAGCGGCCTGGGCACTTGTCAGGGCCGCCTTACGGCCTGTGTACTTCCCCGCAGCCTTGGCAAGGGCGATCCCCTCGCGTTGACGTTCAAGAATCATCGACCGTTCGAACTCTGCGACGGCACCGAGCATCGACAGGAGCAGAGTGTTCATGGCCGAGTCCTCGCCCGTGAAGGCGAGAGACTCCTTGACGAACTCAACGCGGACACCCTTGCCGGTCAGTTCTCGGACGATCCGGCGCAGGTCTTCAAGGTTGCGTGCCAGGCGGTCCATGCTGTGGACGACGAGGGTGTCCCCCTCGCGGACGTACTCCAATGCCCGTGCCAGTTCTGGGCGTTTGGTGTCCTTGCCACTGGCCTTATCGGTGAACACCTTGTCCAGTCGCACGCCGTCGAGCTGGCGTGCCGTGTTCTGATCGACCGTGCTGACTCGCTGATACCCGACGCGATGTCCCATGGTTCCAACTCCCTTGTCCGACCGTCTGTCTATCTGGACTCTAGATCCCAATAGACAGGCTGTCAAATAACGGATTGCGGACTCTAGTTTGACGCTGTGGGCGCCAGGGGCGGCTGTCCAGCACGGGTGTACCCCAGATGGACAAACGTCCGTCAGCGTGGCTGCTAGGGCGCGTTACGGGCCTCTGTTCAGGAAACTACGCAACGATTCATGATCGGCTTCTGCACGTTGGTGTTCGTGCTCATGCACCAGGATTGTCTGATGACTCCACTCACAAGTAACAAGGCGGTAGAGAACGCGGCGATCGCATGGGTGATCAAACTTGAGCGCGCCAAGGGGCGCGATCCCAGGGACACCCGATTCAAGGGCGCTCCAGCTGACATCGAGTCACCGCCGCGTGTCATCGAGGTAAAGGCGTTCGGCACAAGCAATCGTGGTTATGACTTGCTGATGGAGGTGACGCAGGTAGAGGAGGCCCGACGCAACCCCGACTTTTACTTGTACGTCGTGGAGAACGTCCGCCAGGGCGACCCGGGCAAGTTCACGTTGAGGGTTCTTGGCGGTCAGCGGCTGCAGCGGTTGCTGGAACGGGCTAAGGAGTACCGGGGCTACTCCGTCCCCTGGCCGGTCGCCGACTACGACGCCGGCCCGCTCGGTCTCGATGGGTGAGTGCTCGGGATGGGAGGCAGTGACGGTTGCCACGCTGACGGCCACAGGGGTACGTCACGAGTTGTGGCGCGCCTGGTGAGGCGCTGCGTGGGCGGCTGGATGAGGCTCTGTTTCTTGTTGGCGGCGCTCGTTCTTGTACTACCTCTACCCAGGCGGTTGCACTCCCTGCGGACCCGGCGGTAATCCGCCCGGCCGATTCCGTACGGGTCTTGAAACATCAGCCGTCCAAGACGTACCTGCAGGGCAGTCGGACGATCCTAACGGACCTTGAGAAACGCCTTTAATCGCTCAAGGCCAGCGGGGGGACCGTCAGGTCCGCTGGCCCCTCGCATGCGCGGACGATCACTGGGCACCAGTGCCAGTTGGTCATAGACCACCAGCGCCACTCTTGTCGCGTCTCCGACGGGATGGACCCGCAAGGTGTGATGCGGGTTTGGGGTGTCATCCACGACGACAACAAGCTCCGTGCCGGGCGGCAGATCGGCTGGCCAGTCGATCTCGTCAGTAGGCTCATCGACAAGAACTTGGGCAAGCTGACCGCGCAGGCCGGTCTGGTCGTAGCCAATCGGGGCCAACACTTGTTGACTCTTACTCATGCCCAACACCTCTTCATCTGGTGTGTTCGCATTGTCTCGCTTCAGATACCCAATGTCTTGCTCTACACACTCATTGTTACCAAAAGCGAACCGACAACGCACGGGGACGAACGTCACAAGTTAGGAGAGGCCCCTGACGGCCGAGGGGCAAGTATGTCGGACTCACTCGTCTTCGCATTCTGGCTGCTGTACAGACTGAGGCAGTGACTTGATGAACTCCTCGATGCACACAGTTGCTGCGGCATCGAACGCCGCGCAGACGCCGGGATCCTCAAGTGCCAACAGGTAAACATGCCGGTAGTACCAATCTAGGTCGATAGTGTGGCTCCCGCCTACCTGTCCTCCGGGGACCGCAAAAGCAGGACCGACCGGGCGAGGGTCAGCTACACGTAGAAGAATCGGTTTATCAACGGGCTTGCTCTCGTTGCCCTCTGTGGGTTCCGCACCGGTCATCTTCAAGCTCCCTGGTGGGTCTCGCAGTGACGACTTAGCCGCAGGTTGGCCATACTGGTTTGATTATAGCGCTTCGCGTGTGCTTAGGTGCTAAGGTTCAAATCACTCATCAGCTACACTAGTTTATAGCACCGCCAGTGCGATAAACCGTCAATGTCAGAGGAGAACCAGCATGTCACGGTACGCGCAGCAGTCGCCGCATCTCGATGACCCCAAAGAAGGAGTTGCTGAGACGCCAACGAAAAACACCACGACCTTTAGTCTGCGACTTCAGCCGAAAGACTATGAGGTGCTGAGCAGCATCGCGAAGCTCAGGAATACATCAATCGCTGAACTCGCCCGGCAGTTCATCCTTGACGGCATCCGTGCATCTCTGGACCCCCTGGAGATCAATCGGATGATCGAGGCTGAGAAGCAGCGCCTACTCCAGGCCGCTGAGGAGATGCGGACGGCGGCCGTCTAGCGCCAGGATGGGCATACGGAAAGGGGCGGGTACATCCCGCCCCTTTCTTCTGTCTCGAGATAGGGAACCGCAGAACCTTGAGTGCTCAGATTCCGCGAACCTGCGGTACTATCGGTTCAGCACACCTCGTGACAGGAGGCGGAGATGTCGAGTCACTCGCTCATCGATCCGGAGTTCCATCCCGTAACCACCTTGATGTTGCCGGACTACCCGGCCGCGTCCTGCTCATCGAAGGACACGCGGATTATCTACGTGCACGGCGAACGGCGGATGAAAACCCTACACGCCGAGATGGTTGCCGCCGGCATCAGTTTGGAGGATCAGGCTCGGCGGATGGCTTCGTTGCGTACCGCACTGCGCCTCTGGACCAGGACGCTGATGAGCGATGTGGAGGCTGCCCGAATCCTCCAGGAACACGAGAGGAATCCGACCTTCGAGGAACTGCTCGCCAAGCATGAAGAACGGGGACGGGTGGGTGCGGTCGCCTACGAGGCGATAATCGTGAGTTGTACCAAGAGTCGGCCAAGTGTCGATGGAGCCTTCGAGATCGATCCCGACGACCCTCCTCCTCTTCCACCGGTTTAACTGCCAAACCCACCTCCATCGACTGCGCGTAACGCGGGACTTTCGAGTACGCGAATCGCCACCATCGCGGCGGCGGCCTTCGGCGCGGCTCGGCGTCTGGAGCCAGTACGGCACTCGCGCGGCACTGGGAGAGAGTTACGGCACGTGGTCGGGAAGACGGTCTAGTCGGGGACGACAGCCCAGAGAGCAGGCAGAGTGGCAGGCCGCTTCTGCCAGGCAGGTCCGCCCTGACCGGCGCAGACTAGGAGAGGCCTTCTGCGGTCCACATTGGCGGGCTGCACCCCAGGGGGTATCCCCCATACCCCGCCTCCTGACCGGTCGGTTATGCGGCCGAGCCATCGTGTACGGGTTTTTAAGCTCCCAAGCGGTCAGATCATGGGCGCCGGACGCCCGGCCCCGAGCAGCCCGCAACTGCATTGGCAACCGTGGGCCGCTCTCCGTCATAGGCTCATACCGTGGAGTTTGTGAAGTCGAGGGAACGGGTGGCCGACCATGGAGAGGTGTTCACGCCTCCAGCGTTGGTGGACGCAATGCTCGAACTGGTGCACTCAGAGTCTGAACGTATTGACGCGCGTTTCCTAGAACCCGCCTGCGGTTCCGGCAACTTCCTGATTCCGGTGCTGAAGCGAAAGCTTGCCACCGTGGATCGTCAGTACGGCAAGAGCGACTTCGAGAAGCGGCACCACGCCTTGCTCGCTCTCATGTCGATTTACGGCATCGAACTCCTGGAGGACAACGTCGCCGAGTGCCGCGAGAACCTGCTTGATGTGATCTCGAGCTACCTGGGCTTGGATTCCGCAGATCGGTGGTATGCCGCGGCGTTGAAGGTGCTCGACGCGAACATAGTTCACGGGGACGCGCTGTCTATGACGACCCGAGAACTCGAGCCGAAACCGATTACATTTCCCGAATGGTCGTACCTCGGGAGGGGTGCGTACCACCGCCGGGATTTCCGCTTCGACACCATGACTCAGATGTCAACTTTTGGGCAAGAAGACACGCTTTTTTCCGATCTGGGAAAGCACGAGATCTTTACACCGGCGAGGGATTATGGATCTCTGACAGTGAACGACATTGCTGGGGGGTGTCTAGCTCGTTGAGTGAGCCAGTGGCGTTCAGTCTCCGGAACCGCAATCCGGACGTCCTGAAGTGCATCGCCAATCTTTCGAACGATGAAGTTTTCACTCCGCCCGAACTCGCCAATCAGATGCTAGATCTGGTCGCTCAGACGTGGGCGCAATGAGGGGGACCCGTTTGGTGGTCCAGTCGTTATGCGACTTTCGGTTGATGGGTCGTGGCCCACTGTAGGGCAAACTCGGCCGGGGTGAGGTCGCCGTGGGCGGTGTGGGGCCGATTGGCGTTGTAGTCACGACGCCAGTCCTCGATGATCACCCTGGCTTCCAGTAGGGAGTCGAACCGCCACGAGTTGAGCAGTTCATCACGAAGCCGGCCGTTGAACGACTCGATGAAAGCGTTCTGCCACGGCGAGCCGGGATCGATGAAAAGCGAACCAGCACTGTTGAATCGGCACCAATCGCTCACGGCGTGCGCCACGAACTCGGGCCCGTTGTCGAAACGCACGTAGTGCGGTGCACCGTGTACCAGGGCGAGGCGGTCCAGCACGGCGACCACGCCGTCGGCGTCGATGCTGCGGTCGACTTCGATCGCCAGGGCCTCGCGGGTGAACTCGTCGATGACGTTGAGCATCTTGAGGGTGCGGCCATCGGCGGTGGTGTCGAACTGAAAGTCCATCGCCCAGATGACATTCGGACGGATAGGCGACATCGCGCCCACGGCCACGCCGATACCATTCAGCCGCTTCTTGCGGCGCCGCTGCGGCACCCGAAGCCCCTCCTCGCGCCACAGCCGGCGGATCCGCTTGTTGTTGACCTGCCAACCCGCGCGGCGGGCCATCTTGGCAGCGCGACGCCACCCCCAACGCGGCCGGTCGGTGGAGAACCGACGCAGCCACGCCCGCAGCTGGGCCTCCTCGGTGCTGATCGACGGCGGGGCCAGGCGCATCGTGGAGCGGTGCAGACCCACCACGGTGCACGCGCGGCGCTCAGAGACCCCGAACCGCTCACGCAGCATCGCTGCTGCGCGGCGCTTGCGGTTCGGGGTCAGAAGTTTCCCGCCGAAATCTCCCTGAGCATGTCGATGTCGAGGGCCTGGTTGGCGACCAGTTTCTTGAGCCGGGCGTTCTCGGCCTCGAGTTCCTTGAGCCGCTTGGCGTCGTTGGCCTTCATGCCGCCGTACTGGGCCACCCAGCGATGCCACGTCGATTCCGCGATCTCCAGATGCCGGCACACCTCGGCCAGCTCTTGGCCCGATGCGAGCAGCTTGTTGCCCTCGGCGAGCTTGCGGATGATCTGATCCGGGGTATGCCGCCGGCGCTTGTTCGATGCCATGTCGTCGTCGATTCTTCCTGCCCAAACACTCGGGCAACAGAGTCCCACAACGACTGGACCACTACAGTGGGCTCACCTCAGCAAGACCACGACGGCGCTGACATCTGGTCACAGAAATCTTTGAGATTTCTGGATCCTTTCACTAAGTCGGGTGTCTTCCTGAGAGAGATCGCCTCTCGGCTTATCGAAGGACTGAAGGACGAGATCCCCGACCTCCAAGAGCGTGTGGATCACATCCTCACGAAGCAGATCTTTGGTGTCGGGATCACTACACTGACAAGCCTTATCGCTCGAAGGAGCGTCTACTGTTCG contains:
- a CDS encoding protein NO VEIN domain-containing protein: MTPLTSNKAVENAAIAWVIKLERAKGRDPRDTRFKGAPADIESPPRVIEVKAFGTSNRGYDLLMEVTQVEEARRNPDFYLYVVENVRQGDPGKFTLRVLGGQRLQRLLERAKEYRGYSVPWPVADYDAGPLGLDG
- a CDS encoding DUF7161 family protein — encoded protein: MSKSQQVLAPIGYDQTGLRGQLAQVLVDEPTDEIDWPADLPPGTELVVVVDDTPNPHHTLRVHPVGDATRVALVVYDQLALVPSDRPRMRGASGPDGPPAGLERLKAFLKVR
- a CDS encoding DUF6290 family protein: MSRYAQQSPHLDDPKEGVAETPTKNTTTFSLRLQPKDYEVLSSIAKLRNTSIAELARQFILDGIRASLDPLEINRMIEAEKQRLLQAAEEMRTAAV
- a CDS encoding N-6 DNA methylase, coding for MEFVKSRERVADHGEVFTPPALVDAMLELVHSESERIDARFLEPACGSGNFLIPVLKRKLATVDRQYGKSDFEKRHHALLALMSIYGIELLEDNVAECRENLLDVISSYLGLDSADRWYAAALKVLDANIVHGDALSMTTRELEPKPITFPEWSYLGRGAYHRRDFRFDTMTQMSTFGQEDTLFSDLGKHEIFTPARDYGSLTVNDIAGGCLAR
- a CDS encoding IS3 family transposase (programmed frameshift), with amino-acid sequence MASNKRRRHTPDQIIRKLAEGNKLLASGQELAEVCRHLEIAESTWHRWVAQYGGMKANDAKRLKELEAENARLKKLVANQALDIDMLREIFGGKLLTPNRKRRAAAMLRERFGVSERRACTVVGLHRSTMRLAPPSISTEEAQLRAWLRRFSTDRPRWGWRRAAKMARRAGWQVNNKRIRRLWREEGLRVPQRRRKKRLNGIGVAVGAMSPIRPNVIWAMDFQFDTTADGRTLKMLNVIDEFTREALAIEVDRSIDADGVVAVLDRLALVHGAPHYVRFDNGPEFVAHAVSDWCRFNSAGSLFIDPGSPWQNAFIESFNGRLRDELLNSWRFDSLLEARVIIEDWRRDYNANRPHTAHGDLTPAEFALQWATTHQPKVA